The proteins below come from a single Corynebacterium glyciniphilum AJ 3170 genomic window:
- a CDS encoding TetR/AcrR family transcriptional regulator yields the protein MTVDSFGVDMTAHDQARHQILDAAAEVFQLRGFDRATIDDIAEEIGATKGRVYYYYRSKFDIYLAVYEEGMKNVRRVVEPFSTGTGTGAERLTAMSEAHLVNLMQNLGYHNAIHQGVPGQRFAALKERQREVLATINGLREDYEAMYRQVLEDGITDSSIREGDRRLMTRVLLSSLNSTAMWFRPRGGQDEAEIRTLALQIVSQVIGGIENR from the coding sequence ATGACAGTGGACTCCTTCGGCGTCGATATGACAGCCCATGATCAGGCACGTCATCAGATCCTCGACGCCGCAGCCGAGGTCTTCCAGCTCAGAGGGTTCGACCGCGCCACCATCGATGACATCGCCGAGGAGATCGGCGCGACGAAAGGGCGCGTCTACTACTACTACCGCTCGAAATTCGACATCTACCTCGCCGTGTATGAGGAGGGGATGAAGAACGTCCGGCGTGTGGTGGAACCGTTCTCCACAGGTACCGGCACCGGAGCAGAGCGGCTCACCGCCATGAGTGAGGCGCACCTGGTTAACCTCATGCAGAACCTCGGGTACCACAATGCCATTCACCAGGGCGTTCCCGGTCAGCGTTTCGCTGCCCTGAAAGAGCGTCAACGTGAGGTGCTTGCGACGATCAACGGGCTCCGCGAGGACTACGAGGCGATGTACCGCCAGGTGCTCGAGGACGGTATCACTGACTCCAGTATCCGTGAGGGGGACCGTCGTCTGATGACCCGGGTCCTGCTGAGCAGTTTGAACAGCACGGCGATGTGGTTCCGGCCCCGCGGCGGGCAGGACGAGGCGGAGATCCGGACGCTCGCCCTTCAGATCGTGTCGCAGGTGATCGGCGGCATCGAGAACCGCTGA